The following proteins are co-located in the Pyxicephalus adspersus chromosome Z, UCB_Pads_2.0, whole genome shotgun sequence genome:
- the AMMECR1 gene encoding nuclear protein AMMECR1 produces MGRKRCVGDCSKMAAGCCGVKKQKLSSSPPSGSGGPGGPHCSGESQCRGAELGLGGSASGPGGSSRVNGLACGNSLSPGCGTLSQGCGSSLSPGTRKMVVSAEMCCFCFDVLYCHLYGYQPPRTPRFTNDPYPLFVTWKIGRDKRLRGCIGTFSAMNLHSGLREYTLTSALKDSRFPPMTRDELPRLFCSVSLLTNFEDVCDYLDWEVGVHGIRIEFINEKGSKRTATYLPEVAKEQGWDHIQTIDSLLRKGGYKAAISNDFRKTIKLTRYRSEKMTMSYAEYLSHRQHHHFQNGIGHPLPPYNHYS; encoded by the exons ATGGGTCGGAAGCGGTGCGTGGGAGACTGTTCCAAGATGGCGGCGGGCTGCTGTGGGGTGAAGAAGCAGAAACTATCCAGCTCTCCGCCGTCTGGCTCAGGGGGCCCGGGCGGCCCGCACTGCAGCGGGGAGAGCCAGTGCCGCGGAGCAGAGCTGGGCCTCGGAGGCTCCGCGAGCGGGCCCGGTGGAAGCAGCCGGGTGAACGGCCTGGCTTGTGGGAACAGCCTATCCCCGGGCTGCGGGACTCTCTCTCAGGGCTGTGGCTCCAGCCTAAGTCCAGGCACCCGCAAGATGGTGGTCTCCGCCGAGATGTGCTGCTTCTGCTTTGACGTTCTGTATTGCCACCTGTATGGGTACCAGCCGCCCCGCACACCTCGCTTCACCAATGACCCATA CCCCCTGTTTGTAACATGGAAGATTGGACGTGACAAAAGATTGCGTGGATGCATAGGAACCTTTTCTGCCATGAACCTGCATTCTGGTCTCAGGGAGTACACACTTACCAG TGCCCTTAAAGATAGCCGTTTTCCCCCAATGACGAGGGATGAGCTGCCACGGCTATTCTGCTCAGTGTCTCTGCTTACAAACTTTGAAGATGTATGTGATTACTTGGACTGGGAG GTGGGTGTACATGGCATTAGAATAGAATTCATCAATGAAAAAGGATCCAAAAGAACCGCCACGTACTTACCGGAGGTTGCAAAGGAGCAAG GTTGGGACCACATACAAACTATTGATTCCTTATTGAGGAAAGGTGGATACAAAGCTGCAATCAGTAATGACTTCAGGAAAACTATTAAACTGACCAG ataCCGTAGTGAGAAGATGACAATGAGCTATGCCGAATATCTATCCCACCGTCAGCACCATCATTTTCAGAATGGCATCGGGCACCCTCTCCCACCATACAACCATTATTCCTGA